A region from the Caldicellulosiruptor naganoensis genome encodes:
- a CDS encoding L-lactate dehydrogenase, with protein sequence MRKPGKIVIIGTGFVGSSTAFAIMDAGLATELVLIDANRAKAEGEAMDLNHGISFVKPVKIWAGDYEDCKDADIIIITAGANQKPGETRLDLTYKNAQITKSIVENIIKYTTDAILLMVTNPVDVLTYVMYKVSGLPKNQILGSGTVLDSSRFRYLLAQHCQVDVRNVHAYILGEHGDSEIAAWSLTNIGGVNFMQECLLCGKNCSPEVKEEIFNKVKNAAYEIIERKGATYYAIALAVRRIVEAIIRDENSILPVSSIIDDIYGINDVALSLPAIVNKSGVVKVFDVPLTDEEKEKLKNSAQVIKNVINSLAI encoded by the coding sequence GTGAGAAAACCTGGTAAAATTGTTATTATTGGTACTGGTTTTGTGGGTTCATCAACTGCTTTTGCGATAATGGACGCTGGACTTGCAACAGAGCTTGTGTTGATTGATGCCAACAGGGCAAAAGCTGAAGGAGAAGCAATGGATTTAAACCATGGGATATCATTTGTAAAGCCTGTAAAAATATGGGCAGGAGATTACGAAGATTGTAAAGATGCAGATATAATAATAATTACAGCTGGGGCAAATCAAAAACCAGGTGAGACAAGGCTTGATCTTACATACAAAAACGCACAGATTACAAAGTCTATAGTTGAAAATATAATCAAATACACAACTGACGCTATATTACTTATGGTAACCAACCCTGTTGATGTTTTGACATACGTAATGTATAAGGTCTCGGGTCTGCCCAAAAACCAAATATTGGGTTCCGGGACAGTTTTGGATTCGTCAAGGTTTAGATACCTTTTGGCACAGCATTGTCAGGTTGATGTGAGAAACGTCCATGCATACATCTTGGGTGAACATGGAGACAGTGAAATTGCAGCATGGAGTCTCACAAACATTGGTGGTGTGAATTTTATGCAAGAATGTCTCTTGTGCGGCAAAAACTGCTCACCTGAGGTCAAAGAGGAGATATTTAACAAGGTAAAAAATGCAGCATATGAGATAATTGAAAGAAAAGGAGCAACTTATTATGCAATTGCTTTAGCAGTAAGACGAATTGTTGAAGCAATCATAAGAGATGAAAATTCAATTTTACCTGTATCCTCAATAATTGACGATATTTATGGAATAAATGACGTAGCTTTGTCACTTCCTGCTATTGTTAATAAAAGTGGAGTTGTAAAGGTTTTTGACGTACCCTTGACAGACGAAGAAAAAGAAAAACTGAAAAACTCTGCACAGGTTATCAAAAATGTAATAAATTCTCTTGCTATTTAG
- the holA gene encoding DNA polymerase III subunit delta has product MDKSKEIIKELNSQLLKKEFKKIYLFYGQEIFLIDEYAKRISRAIVNGNTNNIVKFDGEEARYEDIINEMISMSFDLQPRVLIFKNFFKYYTTNTHLNLSAVIEKLKDLRIDSVYIIFKEYEAKENKLFNSLKSIAFSAEFTTPSMPDLIKWVQNIMAKEGKAISDNTAQEIILHYNKDMMLIYNYLQVLISYLGKRSKVTHDDILKTLTDNPQDHIFQMLDAFATKDVESGFRYLKELYQLKTSSSKIFALILRHFKILGMMKEMQDKSKKEIAKQLGILEFFVDKYKKQSEAFTIDKIKNIIQRTIEYEYMIKRGQIDDETALEMLLYQIVR; this is encoded by the coding sequence GTGGACAAGTCAAAAGAGATAATAAAAGAGTTAAACTCACAGCTTCTAAAGAAGGAGTTCAAAAAGATTTACCTGTTTTATGGACAAGAGATATTTTTAATTGATGAATACGCAAAAAGAATAAGCAGGGCAATTGTAAATGGGAACACGAACAACATTGTGAAGTTCGATGGCGAAGAGGCTCGTTATGAGGACATAATAAACGAAATGATTTCCATGTCGTTTGATTTACAACCCCGAGTGCTTATATTCAAAAACTTTTTCAAATACTACACAACTAATACACATTTAAACCTCTCTGCAGTAATTGAGAAACTAAAGGACCTCAGGATTGATAGCGTGTATATAATCTTTAAAGAGTATGAGGCAAAAGAAAACAAACTGTTTAACAGCTTAAAATCAATAGCATTCTCTGCTGAGTTTACAACACCGTCAATGCCAGATTTGATAAAATGGGTTCAAAACATCATGGCAAAAGAAGGCAAGGCCATTTCAGATAACACGGCACAGGAAATTATCCTGCACTACAACAAGGACATGATGCTTATATACAACTACCTTCAAGTGCTCATTTCATACCTTGGAAAAAGGAGCAAGGTTACACATGATGATATTTTGAAGACCTTGACAGACAATCCGCAGGACCATATCTTCCAAATGCTTGATGCTTTTGCTACAAAAGATGTAGAAAGTGGTTTTAGATATTTAAAAGAATTATATCAACTTAAAACAAGCAGTAGCAAAATTTTTGCTCTTATTCTCCGCCACTTCAAAATTCTGGGTATGATGAAAGAGATGCAGGATAAAAGCAAAAAAGAGATTGCAAAACAGCTTGGAATACTTGAGTTTTTTGTTGACAAGTACAAAAAACAATCTGAAGCTTTTACCATAGACAAAATTAAAAATATTATTCAAAGAACAATTGAATATGAATACATGATAAAAAGAGGACAGATTGACGATGAGACAGCACTTGAGATGCTTTTGTATCAGATTGTCAGATAA
- the rpsT gene encoding 30S ribosomal protein S20 codes for MANTKSAKKKIKVIRRRTLENKIQKMKMKKAIKEVKKALLAGDIEKARQLYSQAAKLIDQTAAKGVIHKNNASRKKSRLMKLINKYAALSAPQPEKKAQ; via the coding sequence TTGGCAAATACAAAATCTGCTAAAAAGAAGATAAAGGTTATAAGACGCAGAACTCTTGAGAATAAAATTCAAAAGATGAAGATGAAAAAGGCTATTAAAGAGGTAAAGAAAGCGCTTTTGGCAGGTGACATCGAAAAGGCAAGACAGCTTTATTCACAAGCTGCAAAGTTAATTGACCAGACAGCTGCAAAAGGTGTTATACACAAGAACAATGCATCTCGAAAGAAATCTCGACTTATGAAACTCATCAACAAGTACGCTGCTTTGTCCGCACCACAACCAGAAAAGAAAGCTCAATAA
- a CDS encoding ABC transporter permease: MENISRDLFVPVSKEEKQYETIVRPSMSYWQDAWRRLKANKVAMASMWAIVFFIVLAIVGPMVMPYRYDEQLRGHEALGPSLKHLFGTDELGRDLFVRCLYGMRISLSIGIVATIINIVIGVLYRGISGYIGGKVDNIMMRIVDILYSVPLMIYVILLSVSLKPALEKLFDKYAFLSGLQTVGAPLVCIYIALGLTYWISMARIVRGEILSLKQQEYVTAAKTIGASGQKILLRHLIPNAMGSIIVTATPQIPSAIFTESFLSFIGLGVDAPVPSLGSLASDGINGFIYYPYRLFFPSLLLCLIILAFNLFGDGLRDALDPRMRK, from the coding sequence ATGGAGAATATATCGAGAGATCTTTTTGTACCAGTCTCAAAAGAAGAAAAACAGTATGAAACTATAGTCCGTCCAAGCATGAGCTATTGGCAAGATGCGTGGAGAAGGCTCAAAGCTAACAAGGTTGCAATGGCTTCTATGTGGGCAATAGTATTTTTTATAGTCCTTGCAATAGTTGGGCCAATGGTTATGCCATATAGGTATGATGAGCAGCTTCGTGGACATGAGGCGTTAGGGCCATCGCTTAAGCACTTGTTTGGAACTGATGAATTAGGAAGAGACCTTTTTGTAAGATGTCTATATGGTATGAGAATTTCCCTGTCTATTGGTATTGTTGCAACAATAATAAACATTGTAATTGGTGTATTGTATAGGGGAATTTCCGGATATATAGGTGGAAAAGTTGACAACATAATGATGAGAATAGTTGATATTTTATACAGCGTGCCCTTGATGATTTACGTAATTCTTCTTTCAGTGTCACTAAAGCCTGCGTTAGAAAAGCTGTTTGATAAATATGCCTTTTTAAGCGGACTTCAAACAGTAGGAGCACCACTTGTTTGTATCTATATCGCCTTGGGATTAACATATTGGATATCAATGGCGAGAATTGTTCGTGGTGAAATTTTGAGTTTAAAACAGCAAGAGTATGTGACAGCTGCAAAGACAATTGGTGCAAGTGGCCAGAAAATTTTGCTCAGGCACCTTATTCCAAATGCCATGGGGTCAATCATTGTTACAGCTACACCGCAGATTCCAAGCGCTATTTTTACAGAATCTTTCTTGAGCTTTATAGGGCTTGGTGTTGATGCACCTGTTCCATCGCTTGGTTCTCTTGCATCCGATGGAATAAATGGGTTTATATATTACCCTTACAGACTATTTTTCCCATCCCTTTTATTGTGTTTGATAATATTGGCATTTAACCTGTTTGGAGATGGACTTAGAGATGCACTTGATCCAAGAATGAGGAAGTAA
- a CDS encoding PHP domain-containing protein: MIDLHIHTTFSDGTYSPEDVVVLAKGKGLFAIAITDHDTTDGVKMALKKGQEIGMKVISGVEISADFEIEMHILGLFIDVDNTSLQEKLKMLEGFRKERNPKIIEKLRKMGYDISMEDVEKVASGEVIGRPHIARVLVRKGYFENTKAVFENLLGFGRPAYVKKEKLKPYEAIEAIKRAGGLAILAHPHKYLYLEEGPENVFEELKEYGLDGIEVYHSDHTDKETRQLLEIAKKLDFLISGGSDFHGDNKPDIEIGNGRGNLNIGKEILEELERKVAQR, translated from the coding sequence TTGATAGATTTGCACATTCATACAACCTTTTCAGATGGCACATATTCACCAGAGGATGTGGTTGTGCTTGCAAAAGGGAAAGGTCTTTTTGCCATTGCAATTACTGACCATGACACAACAGATGGTGTAAAGATGGCTTTGAAAAAAGGACAGGAGATTGGAATGAAGGTTATTAGCGGGGTTGAAATTAGCGCAGATTTTGAGATTGAGATGCACATATTAGGACTTTTTATAGATGTTGACAATACCTCATTGCAAGAGAAATTAAAAATGCTTGAGGGATTCAGAAAAGAAAGAAACCCAAAAATAATAGAAAAACTTAGAAAAATGGGATATGACATTTCAATGGAGGATGTTGAGAAGGTTGCCTCAGGTGAGGTGATAGGAAGACCTCATATTGCCCGGGTACTTGTTCGAAAAGGATATTTTGAAAACACAAAGGCTGTGTTTGAAAATTTATTGGGCTTTGGCAGGCCTGCCTATGTCAAGAAAGAGAAGCTAAAACCCTATGAGGCAATTGAGGCTATAAAAAGAGCAGGTGGACTTGCAATATTGGCACATCCACACAAGTATTTGTACCTTGAAGAAGGACCAGAAAATGTATTTGAAGAGTTGAAAGAATATGGCTTGGATGGAATTGAGGTTTATCATTCAGACCACACCGACAAAGAGACAAGACAACTTCTAGAGATTGCTAAAAAACTTGACTTTTTAATCAGCGGTGGTAGCGATTTTCATGGTGATAACAAGCCTGACATTGAGATAGGAAATGGCAGGGGTAATTTGAATATAGGAAAAGAGATTTTAGAAGAATTAGAGAGAAAGGTAGCACAAAGATGA
- a CDS encoding DNA internalization-related competence protein ComEC/Rec2, translated as MKRSALVLTVFLITGIVLGRNLSNLGLLFLIVSIASISFFALNFYFLSKKVDTILLLLAIVFFAFASIKTFYIFNIFEPDELLDGKEVVVLGKVSSFPEVDKEKISFYLKTKVNKRYVKIRVTTDSDKTLYYGQIVKVYGKLKIPKGKTNEFGFDYGEYLKGKGALYTLYAKKLYVVSKSNHILTYLNMFSSKLNCLISNSFDEEISALLKGLILGNKSTIPDDMYKDFQRSGLAHLLAVSGGNVGVLCAAIEIIFRRVLKVYGRGVNLIIIGVIVIFAIITGLSASVVRASIMATIYYLGRIIYRNPDTINSLSISALLMLLVNPLYLFDIGFQLSFLSVLSIALFYKMIYEYLVSLKIPKSISLLCAVSISAQVLILPLLAYYFCEVSLVSFLTNLIAVPLAGALVPIGLVYYMLLLFRIDLIVLKWVLLVIVKVLIWVSRLSHIRFSYIKIAFWDEKLVIAYYILILLLLYKKVIPKSIKLLMYSTISILVLIFILQIVINYNRLSISVIDVGQGDSSLITYKGFSMLIDTGPTNEDFSSLKRVVLPYILKSNVSKIDVLVLTHKHNDHIGDFDYLLNEIKVHVIVTSREVYSENLDKLRDKCVILVDKLKGLSYKDLKVFFFPPIEQDSNSSVLTKIVLGDFSMLFTGDASYESEKEYIKRYNLRATVLKVGHHGSSTATSDEFLESVKPKVAVISVGKNNMFGHPSDDVLQRLKKRGIKVFRTDLNGTVKIVKTKHRVLINPYMR; from the coding sequence ATGAAGAGAAGTGCTTTGGTTTTAACTGTTTTTCTAATCACTGGCATTGTACTTGGGAGAAATTTATCTAATTTGGGTTTGTTGTTCTTAATTGTGAGTATTGCCTCAATTTCTTTTTTTGCCTTGAATTTTTATTTTTTAAGCAAGAAAGTTGACACAATACTTCTTTTATTGGCAATAGTCTTTTTTGCCTTTGCTTCTATCAAGACATTTTATATCTTTAACATTTTTGAGCCAGATGAATTATTGGATGGCAAGGAAGTAGTTGTTTTGGGCAAAGTTTCTTCTTTCCCAGAAGTTGATAAAGAGAAGATTTCTTTTTATTTAAAGACAAAAGTGAATAAAAGATATGTAAAAATAAGAGTTACGACTGATTCAGATAAAACGCTATATTATGGACAAATTGTAAAAGTATATGGTAAATTAAAGATACCGAAAGGAAAAACAAATGAGTTTGGATTTGATTATGGAGAGTACTTAAAAGGAAAAGGTGCATTGTATACTCTCTATGCTAAAAAGTTGTATGTTGTTTCTAAATCCAATCATATTCTAACTTATCTTAACATGTTTTCAAGTAAATTGAATTGCCTTATAAGTAATTCTTTTGATGAAGAAATATCGGCTCTTTTAAAAGGCTTAATCCTTGGCAATAAATCTACAATTCCTGATGATATGTACAAAGATTTCCAAAGAAGTGGGCTTGCACATCTTCTTGCTGTTTCAGGTGGTAATGTAGGAGTGCTTTGTGCGGCTATTGAAATTATATTCAGAAGAGTTTTAAAGGTGTATGGAAGAGGAGTAAATCTCATAATAATTGGCGTTATAGTCATATTTGCAATCATAACAGGCCTTTCTGCCTCAGTTGTAAGAGCTTCTATCATGGCAACAATATATTATCTTGGTAGGATAATCTATAGAAATCCGGATACAATAAACAGTTTGAGCATCTCGGCACTTTTGATGCTTCTGGTAAATCCTCTTTACCTTTTTGACATAGGATTTCAACTTTCTTTTTTGAGTGTGCTTTCTATTGCATTATTTTACAAAATGATTTATGAGTATTTGGTAAGCCTAAAAATTCCAAAAAGTATCTCTTTACTTTGTGCAGTTTCCATTTCAGCTCAAGTTTTGATTTTGCCACTTTTAGCTTATTACTTTTGCGAAGTTTCATTGGTTTCCTTTTTGACAAACCTTATTGCAGTGCCTTTAGCAGGAGCGTTGGTACCAATAGGACTTGTGTATTACATGCTTTTGCTATTTAGAATAGACCTCATTGTACTGAAGTGGGTGCTATTAGTAATTGTCAAAGTTTTAATTTGGGTTTCTCGGCTTTCGCATATAAGATTTTCATATATAAAGATTGCATTTTGGGATGAAAAGTTAGTCATTGCCTATTACATACTAATTTTGCTCCTGCTCTATAAAAAAGTTATTCCAAAGTCTATAAAACTTTTAATGTATTCAACTATTTCAATTCTTGTGCTAATATTTATTTTACAGATAGTTATAAACTACAATAGACTGAGTATCAGCGTAATTGATGTGGGGCAAGGAGATAGCAGCCTTATAACATACAAAGGATTTTCAATGCTAATTGATACAGGGCCGACCAATGAGGATTTTAGCTCTCTCAAACGTGTAGTTTTGCCATATATCTTGAAAAGCAATGTATCAAAGATTGATGTCTTGGTCCTTACACACAAACATAACGACCATATAGGTGATTTTGACTATCTTTTAAATGAGATAAAAGTGCATGTAATTGTGACATCAAGAGAGGTTTATAGTGAGAATCTTGATAAATTAAGGGATAAATGTGTAATTTTAGTAGATAAATTAAAAGGCCTTTCTTACAAAGACTTAAAAGTCTTTTTCTTTCCACCAATTGAACAGGACTCAAATTCGTCTGTGCTGACAAAGATTGTTTTAGGAGACTTTAGCATGCTTTTTACAGGAGATGCTTCATATGAGTCAGAAAAGGAATACATCAAAAGATATAACTTGCGGGCAACTGTATTAAAAGTGGGTCATCATGGTAGCAGCACTGCAACATCTGATGAGTTTTTAGAAAGTGTTAAGCCAAAGGTTGCTGTGATATCTGTTGGTAAGAACAACATGTTTGGACATCCATCAGATGATGTCTTGCAAAGGCTTAAAAAGCGAGGAATAAAGGTATTTAGAACAGATTTGAACGGCACAGTCAAAATAGTGAAGACCAAACATAGGGTTTTAATAAATCCTTATATGAGGTGA